A part of Desulfovibrio psychrotolerans genomic DNA contains:
- the dsrA gene encoding dissimilatory-type sulfite reductase subunit alpha: MAKHATPKLDQLESGPWPSFVSDIKQEAESRAKNPKGLDYQIPVDCPEDLLGVLELSYNDGETHWKHGGIVGVFGYGGGVIGRYCDQPEKFPGVAHFHTVRLNQPSGKYYTSEYLRALCDIWDLRGSGLTNMHGSTGDIVLLGTTTPQLEEIFWEVTHNLNTDLGGSGSNLRTPADCLGETRCEYACYDTSALAFEMTNEYQDELHRPAFPYKFKFKFDGCPNGCVAAIARSDFSVIGTWKDSIKIDQAAVKAYVAGEFKPNAGAHSGRDWGKFDLVKEVVELCPSEAITWDGAKLTIDRKECVRCMHCINTMPRALRIGDERGASILCGAKAPILDGAQMSSLVVPFVEAQSPFDEIKEVVENIWDWWMEEGKNRERLGETMKRLSLQKLLEVTGQPADPRHVMEPRHNPYIFFKEEEVPGGWDRDITEYRKRHLR; encoded by the coding sequence ATGGCGAAACATGCGACTCCCAAGTTGGACCAGCTCGAATCCGGGCCGTGGCCCAGCTTCGTGTCCGACATCAAGCAGGAAGCCGAATCTCGTGCCAAGAACCCCAAGGGTCTTGACTACCAGATTCCCGTGGACTGCCCCGAAGACCTTCTGGGCGTTCTCGAGCTTTCTTACAACGACGGTGAAACCCACTGGAAGCACGGCGGCATCGTGGGCGTTTTCGGTTACGGCGGCGGCGTTATCGGCCGTTACTGTGACCAGCCCGAAAAGTTCCCCGGCGTGGCGCACTTCCACACCGTCCGCCTGAACCAGCCCTCGGGCAAGTACTACACCTCCGAGTACCTGCGTGCCCTGTGTGATATCTGGGACCTGCGCGGTTCCGGCCTCACCAACATGCACGGTTCCACCGGCGACATCGTTCTGCTCGGCACCACCACTCCCCAGCTGGAAGAAATCTTCTGGGAAGTGACCCACAACCTGAACACCGACCTCGGCGGTTCCGGTTCCAACCTGCGTACCCCCGCAGACTGCCTGGGCGAAACCCGTTGCGAATACGCCTGTTACGACACGTCGGCTCTCGCTTTCGAGATGACCAACGAGTATCAGGACGAACTGCACCGTCCGGCGTTCCCCTACAAGTTCAAGTTCAAGTTCGATGGCTGCCCCAACGGCTGCGTTGCCGCCATCGCACGTTCCGACTTCTCCGTCATCGGCACCTGGAAGGACAGCATCAAGATCGACCAGGCCGCCGTTAAGGCGTATGTTGCCGGCGAATTCAAGCCCAACGCAGGCGCCCACTCCGGCCGCGACTGGGGCAAGTTCGACCTCGTCAAGGAAGTTGTGGAGCTGTGCCCCTCCGAAGCCATTACTTGGGACGGCGCAAAGCTCACCATCGACCGCAAGGAATGCGTGCGCTGCATGCACTGCATCAACACCATGCCCCGCGCCCTGCGCATCGGCGATGAACGCGGCGCCTCCATCCTCTGCGGTGCAAAGGCTCCCATTCTCGACGGCGCTCAGATGTCCTCTCTCGTGGTTCCCTTCGTGGAAGCACAGTCTCCCTTCGATGAAATCAAGGAAGTTGTTGAGAACATCTGGGACTGGTGGATGGAAGAAGGCAAGAACCGCGAGCGCCTCGGTGAGACCATGAAGCGTCTCTCCCTGCAGAAGCTGCTTGAAGTTACGGGCCAGCCCGCTGACCCCCGCCACGTCATGGAACCCCGCCACAATCCCTACATCTTCTTCAAGGAAGAAGAAGTACCCGGAGGTTGGGACCGCGACATCACCGAATACCGCAAGCGCCACCTGCGCTAG
- the dsrB gene encoding dissimilatory-type sulfite reductase subunit beta yields the protein MAFISSGYNPAKPMEGRITDIGPRDYNDFLPPVIAKNKGKWAYHEILEPGVLVHVAESGDKVFTVRVGAARLMSVTHIREICEIADKHCGGHLRFTTRNNVEFMVDDESKLAGLKADLASRKFAGGSNKFPIGGTGAGISNIVHTQGWVHCHTPATDASGPVKAIMDTVFDDFQNMRMPAPVRIALACCLNMCGAVHCSDIGVVGIHRKPPMIDHEWTDQLCEIPLAVASCPTAAVRPTKVEIGDKKVNSIAIKNERCMYCGNCYTMCPALPISDGEGDGLLIMVGGKVSNRISQPMFSKVVVAYIPNEMPRWPSLTEKIKHIIEVYAANARKYERLGEWADRIGWEKFFELTGLEFTHHLIDDFRDPAYYTWRQSTQFKF from the coding sequence ATGGCATTCATCTCTTCCGGATACAATCCCGCGAAACCCATGGAAGGCCGTATTACTGACATCGGCCCCCGTGATTACAACGACTTCCTGCCGCCCGTCATCGCCAAGAACAAGGGTAAGTGGGCATACCACGAAATCCTTGAGCCCGGCGTACTGGTCCACGTGGCCGAATCCGGCGACAAGGTGTTCACCGTCCGTGTCGGCGCAGCCCGTCTGATGTCCGTCACCCACATCCGCGAAATCTGCGAAATCGCAGACAAGCACTGCGGCGGCCACCTGCGCTTCACCACGCGTAACAACGTGGAATTCATGGTGGACGACGAATCCAAGCTGGCAGGCCTGAAGGCTGACCTTGCTTCCCGCAAGTTCGCCGGCGGCTCCAACAAGTTCCCCATCGGCGGAACCGGTGCCGGCATCTCCAACATCGTTCACACCCAGGGTTGGGTTCACTGCCACACCCCCGCTACCGACGCCTCCGGCCCGGTTAAGGCGATCATGGACACCGTGTTCGATGACTTCCAGAACATGCGTATGCCCGCCCCCGTGCGCATCGCACTGGCCTGCTGCCTGAACATGTGCGGCGCCGTGCATTGCTCCGACATCGGCGTTGTGGGTATCCACCGCAAGCCCCCGATGATCGACCACGAGTGGACTGACCAGCTGTGCGAAATCCCGCTGGCCGTTGCCTCCTGCCCCACCGCCGCAGTTCGTCCCACCAAGGTCGAAATCGGCGACAAGAAGGTCAACTCCATCGCTATCAAGAACGAACGCTGCATGTACTGCGGTAACTGCTACACCATGTGCCCCGCCCTGCCCATCTCCGATGGTGAAGGCGACGGACTTCTCATCATGGTCGGCGGTAAGGTTTCCAACCGTATCAGCCAGCCCATGTTCTCCAAGGTTGTTGTGGCTTACATCCCCAACGAGATGCCCCGCTGGCCTTCCCTCACCGAGAAGATCAAGCACATCATCGAAGTGTACGCCGCCAACGCACGGAAGTACGAGCGTCTGGGCGAATGGGCCGACCGCATCGGCTGGGAAAAGTTCTTCGAACTGACCGGCCTTGAGTTCACCCACCACCTCATCGACGACTTCCGCGATCCTGCTTACTACACCTGGCGTCAGTCGACCCAGTTCAAGTTCTAA
- a CDS encoding dissimilatory sulfite reductase D family protein produces MEDAQKIIVDFLQSKAGSKSKFYFNDFLPLFPDLKPREVKKILSELVKTEVMEYWSSGSTTMYGLKGAGKQAAAEHEE; encoded by the coding sequence ATGGAAGACGCACAGAAGATTATTGTAGATTTCCTCCAGTCCAAGGCCGGAAGCAAGTCCAAGTTCTATTTCAACGACTTCCTTCCGCTGTTCCCCGACCTCAAGCCCCGCGAAGTAAAGAAGATTCTTTCCGAACTCGTGAAGACTGAAGTCATGGAATACTGGTCCTCCGGTTCCACCACCATGTACGGACTCAAGGGTGCAGGCAAGCAGGCCGCTGCTGAGCACGAAGAGTAG
- a CDS encoding cobyrinate a,c-diamide synthase: MFRPRLIIAGLNGGTGKTITSLGTTRAWIRKGLAVKPFKKGPDYIDAKWLGLAARCPATNLDPYLLPQDMLRALFRTSVEPYAGALIEGNRGLFDGKDLSGSCSTAELARILRTPVVLAMDCTKMTRTAAAIVSGIAGFEPDIHIAGVILNRTANDRHRAMLRQTIEHYTGIPVLGALPKMRTNPIPERHMGLISDQEYTPEDDPLETVADLISEHCDVDALWQIACTAPAVPDAPPLWDMVPKAPGDEPPVRIGYVRDAALWFYYEENLQALRHAGAELIELSLLSPDPWPALDALYLGGGFPETLAERIAENTPIRDHIRHLADSGLPIYAECGGFMVLSRSLVYKGCEYPMTGVFPVSTHLCDRPQGLGYIDATVTLENPYHPAGSVIKGHEFHYSKCVVDAGAQPAFGLRMDRGFGMVADCDGLIRNNVFASYTHLFALGEPHWAVNMVLAARRHRSEMRGADHLVPPAPGRS, from the coding sequence ATGTTCCGTCCCCGCCTTATCATCGCCGGTCTGAACGGCGGCACCGGCAAGACCATCACCAGCCTCGGCACCACCCGCGCATGGATCCGCAAAGGCCTTGCCGTAAAGCCCTTCAAAAAGGGACCGGATTACATAGATGCCAAGTGGCTCGGTCTTGCCGCCCGCTGCCCCGCCACCAATCTGGACCCCTACCTGCTCCCGCAGGACATGCTGCGCGCCCTGTTCCGCACCTCTGTGGAGCCGTATGCCGGTGCGCTCATCGAAGGCAACCGGGGCCTGTTCGACGGCAAGGACCTCTCCGGCTCCTGCTCCACGGCAGAGCTTGCGCGCATCCTCCGCACCCCCGTGGTCCTCGCCATGGACTGCACCAAAATGACGCGCACCGCCGCCGCCATTGTCTCCGGCATTGCCGGATTCGAACCGGACATACACATCGCCGGGGTCATCCTCAACCGCACGGCCAATGACAGGCACCGCGCCATGCTCCGGCAGACCATAGAGCACTACACGGGCATTCCGGTTCTGGGGGCGCTCCCCAAAATGCGCACCAACCCCATTCCGGAGCGCCACATGGGGCTTATTTCCGATCAGGAATACACGCCGGAGGACGATCCGCTGGAAACCGTGGCCGACCTCATAAGCGAACACTGCGATGTGGACGCCCTGTGGCAGATAGCCTGCACCGCTCCCGCCGTGCCGGACGCTCCGCCCCTGTGGGACATGGTGCCCAAGGCTCCCGGAGACGAACCCCCTGTGCGCATCGGCTACGTGCGCGATGCCGCCCTGTGGTTCTATTATGAGGAAAATCTGCAGGCCCTGCGCCACGCCGGCGCGGAACTTATCGAACTTTCGCTGCTCTCGCCCGACCCTTGGCCCGCGCTGGACGCCCTGTACCTCGGCGGCGGATTCCCGGAAACACTGGCCGAGCGCATTGCGGAAAACACCCCCATACGCGACCATATCCGCCATCTCGCGGACTCCGGCCTGCCCATCTACGCCGAGTGCGGCGGCTTCATGGTGCTCTCCCGCAGCCTCGTGTACAAGGGCTGCGAATACCCCATGACAGGCGTCTTCCCCGTCAGCACCCACCTGTGCGACAGGCCGCAGGGGCTGGGATACATAGACGCCACCGTCACGCTGGAAAACCCCTACCACCCCGCAGGCAGCGTGATCAAAGGACATGAGTTCCACTATTCCAAATGCGTGGTGGATGCGGGGGCGCAACCGGCCTTCGGCCTGCGCATGGACCGGGGCTTCGGCATGGTGGCAGACTGCGACGGCCTTATCCGAAACAACGTCTTCGCCTCCTACACCCATCTTTTTGCCCTCGGCGAACCCCACTGGGCCGTCAATATGGTGCTGGCAGCCCGCCGCCACCGTTCGGAAATGCGCGGAGCAGACCACCTCGTCCCGCCAGCACCCGGCAGAAGCTGA
- a CDS encoding DMT family transporter, producing the protein MMVYARLLLTAFIWGGTFVAGRMLAGSAEPFAAGFWRFLMASVCLLWLVHTRQGGLPPLDRRGWMGVFLLGATGIFAYNAFFFTGLQTVPAGRAAVIVAMNPIFIALLAALFFGEGLSRLKMLGIVLSVAGAATAISRGDFVALFSTAISWGDAAIFGCVASWVAYSLLGKRMMRNLTPLAAVTYSCLVGTALLLPCALAEGMLAHVGEYPLQTWLAFAYLGVLGTVAGFTWFYEGVKALGASKAGVFINFVPITAIISGWLLLDERISISLLAGGMLVVSGVIITNRG; encoded by the coding sequence ATGATGGTGTATGCGCGGCTGCTGCTCACGGCGTTTATATGGGGCGGAACCTTTGTGGCGGGCCGCATGCTGGCGGGGAGCGCTGAGCCGTTTGCGGCGGGATTCTGGCGTTTTCTCATGGCTTCCGTATGCCTGCTGTGGCTGGTGCACACCCGGCAGGGCGGCTTGCCGCCGCTGGACAGGCGGGGCTGGATGGGCGTTTTTTTGCTGGGGGCCACGGGCATATTTGCTTACAACGCCTTTTTCTTTACCGGGTTGCAGACGGTTCCCGCCGGACGTGCAGCGGTTATTGTGGCCATGAATCCCATCTTCATCGCCCTGCTGGCCGCGCTTTTTTTCGGGGAGGGGCTTTCACGCCTGAAGATGCTCGGAATCGTCCTGTCCGTGGCAGGGGCGGCCACGGCCATATCGCGCGGGGACTTTGTGGCGCTGTTTTCCACAGCCATAAGCTGGGGGGATGCGGCCATATTCGGGTGCGTGGCCAGCTGGGTTGCCTATTCCCTGCTGGGCAAGCGCATGATGCGCAACCTTACTCCCCTTGCCGCCGTGACGTATTCCTGCCTTGTGGGCACGGCACTGCTGCTGCCATGCGCCCTTGCGGAGGGCATGCTTGCGCATGTGGGAGAGTATCCGCTACAGACATGGCTCGCCTTTGCGTATCTGGGGGTGCTGGGAACGGTGGCGGGATTTACGTGGTTCTATGAGGGGGTGAAGGCGCTGGGGGCATCCAAGGCCGGGGTGTTCATCAATTTTGTGCCCATTACCGCCATTATCAGCGGCTGGCTGCTGCTGGACGAACGCATATCCATTTCCCTGCTGGCTGGCGGCATGCTGGTGGTCAGCGGCGTGATTATCACCAACCGGGGATAG
- a CDS encoding C-GCAxxG-C-C family protein has protein sequence MSSLFQMINDDGEIAACGKDAQNRFSALYCAESVLGAVAEAEGIAESVIPRMATGFCSGMARTGGLCGAVAGAVMAVSLVHGRDCGEDPVEPAYARVAALCRALEAKWGTCQCLALTGCDFTTQAGQDRFREQGLKEAVCLPLADDCARMALWLVRADMEQVGRVSGAGEEERS, from the coding sequence ATGTCAAGTCTATTCCAAATGATCAACGATGACGGTGAGATAGCTGCCTGTGGAAAGGATGCCCAAAATCGCTTTTCTGCGCTGTATTGTGCGGAGAGTGTGCTGGGAGCCGTAGCGGAAGCCGAAGGAATTGCGGAAAGCGTTATTCCGCGCATGGCAACGGGCTTTTGCAGCGGCATGGCCCGCACGGGGGGGCTGTGCGGAGCGGTGGCCGGTGCCGTGATGGCTGTTTCACTGGTGCATGGCCGGGATTGCGGCGAAGACCCGGTGGAGCCCGCGTATGCGCGGGTGGCGGCCCTGTGCCGTGCGCTAGAAGCCAAATGGGGCACCTGCCAGTGCCTTGCGCTTACCGGGTGTGACTTTACCACGCAGGCCGGGCAGGACAGGTTCCGTGAACAGGGGCTTAAAGAGGCCGTGTGTCTGCCACTGGCGGATGACTGCGCCCGTATGGCGCTGTGGCTTGTGCGGGCCGATATGGAACAGGTGGGGCGCGTATCCGGTGCCGGAGAGGAAGAGCGGTCATGA
- a CDS encoding SPOR domain-containing protein: MINICGTFHVHIGTFACPKEAQKLASTLVQQGFSASNPAPIHRNGHALWTVRVGSYPNIRQARSVSSSLAEQHPDVRIKPAI; this comes from the coding sequence ATGATCAACATCTGCGGCACATTCCATGTTCACATCGGCACCTTCGCGTGCCCCAAAGAGGCCCAAAAACTGGCGTCCACCCTTGTACAACAGGGTTTTTCCGCCAGCAATCCCGCTCCCATACATCGCAACGGCCACGCCCTGTGGACCGTGCGGGTAGGCAGCTATCCCAACATCAGACAGGCGCGCTCCGTAAGTTCATCCCTTGCGGAACAGCACCCGGACGTACGGATAAAACCGGCCATCTAA
- a CDS encoding NAD(P)H-dependent glycerol-3-phosphate dehydrogenase — protein sequence MKIAVIGGGSWGTALAQVLAGKGYDVSLLVRQRHVAEAIAATRMNSAYLPGVRLDARIVPTTDAQAALTGAALTLFSVPCQFFRAALRDAAPLLPQGAVVVCSNKGMEVDSGKTVSQMVEEELAGMGARFAMISGPSFAAEVVRGQPTAIVMGCADPELGRELREVFSTPWFRVYSCTDVRGVELGGAFKNVIAIAAGMSDGMGFGDNARAALITRGLAEMSRLGEAMGARPGTFMGLSGMGDLVLTCTGSLSRNRQVGLRLGQGVPLERILGEMHQVAEGVKTTQAVHALGCRMGVDLPITNAMHSVMYCGRNPQGVWQELMTRELKEE from the coding sequence ATGAAAATAGCCGTTATTGGTGGTGGCAGCTGGGGCACGGCGCTGGCGCAGGTGCTTGCCGGAAAGGGGTATGATGTTTCGCTGCTGGTGCGCCAGCGGCATGTGGCGGAAGCTATTGCGGCCACGCGCATGAATTCTGCCTATCTGCCGGGAGTGCGGCTGGATGCGCGCATAGTGCCGACAACGGATGCACAGGCTGCCCTGACCGGGGCCGCCCTGACGCTTTTTTCCGTGCCCTGCCAGTTTTTTCGCGCTGCGTTGCGCGATGCCGCGCCGTTGCTGCCGCAGGGGGCAGTGGTGGTGTGTTCCAACAAGGGCATGGAGGTGGATTCCGGCAAGACCGTCTCGCAGATGGTGGAAGAGGAGCTGGCGGGCATGGGGGCGCGGTTTGCCATGATTTCCGGTCCTTCGTTTGCGGCAGAGGTGGTGCGCGGGCAGCCTACGGCTATAGTCATGGGCTGCGCGGACCCGGAGCTTGGGCGGGAATTGCGCGAAGTGTTTTCCACCCCGTGGTTCCGGGTGTATTCGTGCACGGACGTGCGCGGGGTTGAGCTTGGGGGGGCGTTTAAGAATGTTATCGCCATTGCGGCGGGCATGTCGGACGGCATGGGGTTTGGCGACAACGCCCGTGCGGCACTGATTACGCGGGGGCTTGCGGAGATGTCACGTCTGGGCGAAGCCATGGGGGCGCGTCCGGGGACGTTCATGGGGCTTTCCGGTATGGGCGATCTGGTGCTGACCTGCACGGGCAGCCTTTCGCGTAACCGGCAGGTGGGGCTGCGTCTGGGGCAGGGGGTGCCGCTGGAACGGATTCTCGGCGAGATGCATCAGGTGGCGGAGGGCGTGAAGACCACGCAGGCGGTGCATGCCCTTGGCTGCCGCATGGGCGTGGACCTGCCCATTACCAATGCCATGCATTCTGTGATGTACTGCGGCAGGAATCCGCAGGGCGTGTGGCAGGAACTGATGACCCGCGAACTGAAGGAAGAATGA
- the ahbB gene encoding siroheme decarboxylase subunit beta, with amino-acid sequence MAKTEFTDIEKRILHIVQADLPDSLTPYADIAREVGTDEETVLGLIRQMKEEGTIRRFGVSLKHQKAGYNHNAMVAWIIAEDRIDAAGEHAALHPLISHCYYRPTSHPEWPYTLFTMIHGRHETEYLEVIEQLRRETELEEYAVLTSLKELKKISMTYF; translated from the coding sequence ATGGCCAAAACCGAATTCACGGATATTGAAAAGCGCATACTGCACATCGTGCAGGCAGACCTGCCCGACAGCCTCACCCCCTATGCAGACATCGCCCGCGAGGTGGGAACAGACGAGGAAACCGTGCTCGGCCTCATCCGGCAGATGAAGGAAGAGGGCACCATCCGCCGCTTCGGGGTCAGCCTCAAGCACCAGAAAGCCGGATACAACCATAACGCCATGGTCGCATGGATCATCGCCGAAGACCGCATAGATGCCGCAGGCGAGCATGCCGCGCTCCATCCGCTCATCTCGCACTGTTACTACCGCCCCACCTCGCACCCGGAATGGCCCTACACGCTGTTCACCATGATCCACGGTCGGCACGAAACCGAGTACCTGGAAGTCATAGAGCAACTGCGCAGAGAGACGGAACTGGAAGAATACGCGGTACTCACCTCGCTCAAGGAACTGAAAAAAATTTCCATGACGTATTTCTAA
- the hemL gene encoding glutamate-1-semialdehyde 2,1-aminomutase codes for MAYTTAQSSTLYARAKEVIPGGVNSPIRACLSVESEPLFIARAHGSKLVSVEGDTYIDFVQSWGPMLLGHAHPAVTEAAQKACAAGASYGAPCPAELELAELVIEAVPGVEMVRMVNSGTEATMTALRLARGYTKRDKVIKFEGCYHGHADSFLAAAGSGYADLCIPGTPGVPADTVKDTLLAPYNNLERVKALFELHPQDIAAIIVEPTAGNMGLVPPAPGFLEGLRALCDQYGALLIFDEVITGFRLSYGGAQARFGITPDITTLGKIIGGGFPVGAYGGKREIMQHIAPCGTIFQAGTLSGNPVAMATGIATLKLLRQADYAALEKRTADFAHALLGILKAKGVPVTMNTLASMFTIFFTDTPVTDFATAKTSVPKLYTAFYKQMRAQGIYLASLSYEAAMVSFAHTDEDFEKTLEAAAKVTF; via the coding sequence ATGGCATACACCACCGCCCAATCCAGCACACTCTACGCCCGAGCCAAGGAAGTCATTCCCGGCGGGGTAAACAGCCCCATCCGCGCCTGCCTGAGCGTAGAGAGCGAACCCCTGTTCATCGCCCGCGCCCACGGCTCCAAGCTGGTAAGCGTAGAGGGCGACACCTACATCGATTTCGTGCAGTCATGGGGCCCCATGCTGCTCGGGCACGCCCACCCCGCCGTCACGGAAGCCGCGCAGAAAGCCTGCGCTGCCGGTGCCAGCTACGGTGCCCCCTGCCCCGCCGAACTTGAACTTGCGGAACTGGTCATAGAGGCCGTTCCCGGCGTGGAAATGGTGCGCATGGTCAATTCGGGAACGGAAGCCACCATGACCGCCCTGCGCCTTGCACGCGGCTACACCAAGCGTGACAAGGTCATCAAGTTCGAAGGCTGCTACCACGGCCATGCCGATTCCTTCCTCGCCGCCGCAGGCTCCGGCTACGCCGACCTGTGCATTCCCGGCACCCCCGGCGTGCCCGCCGACACGGTCAAGGACACCCTGCTTGCGCCCTACAACAACCTTGAACGCGTCAAGGCACTGTTCGAACTGCACCCGCAGGACATCGCCGCCATCATCGTGGAGCCCACGGCGGGCAACATGGGCCTTGTGCCCCCCGCCCCCGGCTTCCTTGAAGGACTGCGCGCCCTGTGCGACCAATACGGCGCCCTGCTCATCTTCGATGAGGTCATCACCGGCTTCCGCCTCTCCTACGGCGGCGCGCAGGCCCGGTTCGGCATCACCCCAGACATCACCACCCTCGGCAAGATCATCGGCGGCGGCTTCCCCGTGGGCGCATACGGCGGCAAGCGCGAAATCATGCAGCACATCGCCCCCTGCGGCACCATCTTTCAGGCGGGCACCCTGTCTGGCAATCCCGTGGCCATGGCCACAGGCATAGCCACGCTCAAGCTGCTCAGGCAGGCAGACTACGCCGCGCTGGAAAAACGCACGGCAGACTTCGCCCACGCCCTGCTCGGCATCCTCAAGGCCAAGGGCGTGCCGGTCACCATGAACACGCTGGCGTCCATGTTCACCATCTTCTTCACAGACACCCCGGTCACAGACTTTGCCACCGCAAAGACCTCCGTGCCCAAACTCTACACCGCCTTCTACAAGCAGATGCGCGCACAGGGCATTTACCTGGCCTCGCTCAGCTACGAGGCGGCCATGGTCTCCTTCGCCCACACGGACGAAGACTTCGAAAAAACGCTTGAAGCAGCCGCCAAGGTTACCTTCTAG
- a CDS encoding cobalt-precorrin 5A hydrolase, which produces MLHTTAIYALTPQGAQLARRLAAEYGGLVCLPHRMAREGEHGFAALRECVAEGYARFGHHIFIAAAGIAVRCIAPHLHTKSTDPAVVALDQQGRFVISLVSGHLGGANALAQDIARITGGTAIITTATDTESLPSLDMVAMEAGCAIHNPQAVKHVNGALLADLPVTVHDPHNALRLQEGPHAHRFRFVEHMEEALCGSEERAANDAAVLVTWRDPMLFSPGEHTLVLHPRVLHLGVGCRSGRSADAIESFVRRELATRMIALESVACLASVDAKADEKGLLEAARRMGLPVRFFPADALKGIPVPNPSDKPLRAVGTRSVAEAAALASGAATGKNTLLIQEKIKDSGTTLAVAMETV; this is translated from the coding sequence ATGCTGCACACCACCGCCATATATGCCCTCACTCCGCAGGGTGCCCAGCTGGCCCGCAGGCTGGCGGCAGAATACGGCGGGCTGGTCTGCCTGCCCCACCGCATGGCCCGCGAAGGCGAACACGGCTTTGCCGCCCTGCGCGAATGCGTGGCAGAAGGTTACGCCCGTTTCGGGCATCATATCTTCATAGCGGCGGCAGGCATTGCCGTGCGCTGCATCGCCCCACACCTGCACACCAAGAGCACAGACCCCGCCGTGGTGGCGCTGGACCAGCAGGGGCGCTTTGTCATCAGTCTGGTTTCCGGTCATCTGGGCGGTGCCAATGCACTTGCGCAGGATATCGCCCGCATCACCGGCGGCACCGCGATTATCACCACCGCCACAGATACGGAATCGCTCCCCTCGCTGGACATGGTCGCCATGGAGGCGGGCTGCGCCATTCACAATCCGCAGGCCGTCAAGCACGTCAACGGCGCACTGCTGGCAGACCTGCCCGTTACCGTCCACGACCCGCACAATGCCCTGCGGCTGCAGGAAGGACCGCACGCCCACCGCTTCCGCTTTGTGGAACACATGGAAGAGGCCCTCTGCGGCAGCGAAGAGCGGGCGGCAAACGATGCGGCGGTGCTGGTCACATGGCGCGACCCCATGCTCTTTTCTCCGGGCGAACACACGCTTGTGCTGCACCCCCGCGTGCTGCATCTGGGCGTGGGCTGCCGCAGCGGGCGTTCTGCGGACGCCATAGAATCCTTTGTGCGGCGCGAACTGGCCACCCGTATGATCGCGCTGGAAAGCGTGGCCTGCCTTGCCAGCGTAGATGCCAAAGCGGATGAAAAAGGGCTTCTGGAGGCCGCCCGGCGCATGGGCCTGCCTGTGCGCTTCTTTCCGGCAGACGCGCTTAAGGGCATCCCTGTGCCCAACCCGTCAGACAAACCCCTGCGTGCGGTGGGCACACGCAGCGTGGCAGAAGCCGCCGCCCTTGCCAGTGGTGCCGCCACAGGCAAAAACACCCTGCTGATACAGGAAAAAATAAAGGACAGCGGCACCACGCTGGCTGTCGCCATGGAGACGGTATGA
- a CDS encoding precorrin-3B C(17)-methyltransferase, whose product MTGWLKVVGLGPGHASLLTPQAAQALAQADVIVGYTLYVDLVPPELKAGKEIIATGMMGEMERCAAALACAQAGRNTAVVCSGDPGIYAMAGLVFELAEERAVSAGQALANGLPKASGLPKDSGLPKNRLHKSVPIQTGQLQAEQMQAARPPLSESKGQPADMPDIEIIAGVPALSAAAALLGAPLMHDFACISLSDLLTPWEVIEKRLACAAEGDFVIVLYNPKSKKRHWQLPRALEIVATHRTAETPVGIVRQAHRPEQAVLVTSLAECSPEDVDMLSILIIGNSSTRRMGRHMVTPRGYMTKYRHRE is encoded by the coding sequence ATGACCGGATGGCTGAAGGTGGTGGGGCTTGGTCCCGGCCATGCATCGCTGCTCACCCCGCAGGCGGCGCAGGCCCTTGCGCAGGCCGATGTGATTGTGGGCTACACCCTGTATGTGGACCTTGTCCCCCCGGAACTGAAGGCAGGCAAGGAAATCATCGCCACAGGCATGATGGGCGAGATGGAACGCTGCGCAGCCGCGCTGGCCTGCGCACAGGCAGGCCGCAACACGGCGGTGGTCTGCTCGGGCGACCCCGGCATCTACGCCATGGCCGGACTGGTCTTTGAACTGGCAGAAGAGAGGGCCGTATCCGCCGGGCAGGCACTGGCAAACGGACTGCCCAAAGCCAGCGGGCTCCCCAAAGACAGCGGACTCCCCAAGAACAGGCTGCACAAAAGCGTGCCGATTCAGACCGGGCAGCTTCAGGCCGAACAGATGCAGGCAGCCCGCCCCCCCCTTTCAGAAAGCAAGGGACAACCGGCAGACATGCCGGACATAGAAATCATCGCGGGGGTTCCCGCCCTGTCCGCTGCCGCCGCACTGCTGGGTGCGCCCCTCATGCACGACTTCGCCTGCATCAGCCTTTCCGACCTGCTCACGCCGTGGGAGGTCATTGAAAAACGCCTCGCCTGTGCCGCAGAGGGCGATTTCGTCATCGTGCTCTACAACCCCAAGTCAAAGAAACGCCACTGGCAACTGCCCCGCGCGCTGGAAATCGTCGCCACCCACCGCACAGCGGAAACCCCCGTGGGCATTGTCCGGCAGGCCCACAGGCCGGAACAGGCCGTGCTTGTCACCTCGCTGGCAGAGTGCTCACCGGAAGACGTGGACATGCTCTCCATCCTCATCATCGGCAACAGTTCCACCCGCCGCATGGGCAGGCACATGGTTACGCCCCGCGGGTACATGACAAAATACCGACACCGGGAATAA